In Candidatus Acetothermia bacterium, a genomic segment contains:
- a CDS encoding cation diffusion facilitator family transporter, producing MAGWRDEGLRITLIGVGINLVLTGLKFGVGFLSGSMALVADGVHSLSDMATDLVVIGGLRLARRPADRSHAYGHGKFETLATTLVALALVAAGGWLAWEAVAALLRGGMSAPGPAIAGVAAMSVLSKEWLFRATRRVARRLRSSALEANAWHHRSDALSSVAVLCGGGVAALGFAQGDQAATIAVAVLIGWAAVGILRKAVYELTEGALSEAEQGKVARAITGVDGVKSWHKLRTRSVGRGVFVDVHIEVDPTISVQDSHAIASQVEQAVRGALSGEVSVAVHVEPAGEDKDA from the coding sequence CTGATCGGGGTCGGGATCAACCTCGTCCTGACCGGCCTCAAGTTCGGGGTGGGCTTTCTCAGCGGGTCGATGGCCCTGGTTGCCGACGGGGTCCACTCGCTTTCCGACATGGCTACCGACCTCGTGGTCATCGGGGGATTGCGCCTGGCCCGGCGGCCGGCCGACCGCTCCCACGCCTATGGGCACGGGAAGTTCGAGACCCTGGCCACGACGCTTGTGGCCCTGGCCCTGGTCGCCGCGGGCGGGTGGCTCGCCTGGGAGGCGGTGGCGGCGTTGTTGCGCGGGGGAATGTCCGCCCCCGGCCCGGCCATCGCTGGGGTCGCCGCGATGTCTGTGCTCTCCAAGGAGTGGTTGTTCCGGGCTACGCGTCGGGTCGCCCGCCGACTGCGCAGCTCGGCCTTGGAGGCCAACGCTTGGCACCACCGCAGCGATGCGCTCTCCTCGGTAGCGGTGCTGTGTGGAGGGGGGGTCGCGGCCCTCGGGTTCGCTCAGGGGGACCAGGCCGCGACGATCGCCGTGGCCGTCCTGATCGGGTGGGCAGCGGTGGGGATCCTGCGCAAGGCCGTCTACGAGCTCACCGAGGGTGCCCTGAGCGAGGCCGAGCAAGGCAAGGTGGCCCGGGCGATCACGGGCGTGGATGGCGTAAAGAGCTGGCACAAGCTGCGGACCCGCTCCGTAGGCCGGGGGGTGTTCGTGGACGTACACATCGAGGTCGACCCCACCATCTCCGTGCAGGATTCCCATGCCATCGCGTCCCAGGTGGAGCAGGCCGTGCGCGGCGCCCTGAGTGGGGAGGTTTCCGTGGCCGTCCACGTGGAACCGGCCGGAGAGGACAAGGACGCCTGA
- a CDS encoding PKD domain-containing protein translates to MRFSPCRLGAPGGLRPVRAVLVALVLFGAGAAAQGVTVSAVSPPKMARPGDFVTHVFSLENRTAGSIAVALAVELPVGWSSLGVPALITVGVGEEEVVFLTVAVLRAAQAGTYPVRLRARWDGGEAVGEAQVQVEQVAAIEAVPAPSGEAHPGRSVTYELEVVNRGNVLDRFVIEATSSHGWAVQVEPRELSLVPGERGASRITMSVPANAEPGRDVLSVLVRSTAAPGVEARTAWFTTVLPPVPEQVVGTHLAEIEMWAGGRLGWDPFSDQRSSVLTLFGIGTVLDGSLVLSAQWTGPWADRPYTLTGFSFVYDRGPVRAEAGRASAPLTPLLLPVAVQGMAVWAEWAPFSVVFASGWAGDEGMAGGSAAWATDGWTAELAYREERGGTAHVRGGTLGGDWRLAEGLTIRGEAGLAQAGPYADGALLVSVTAKSGRMLFFQGDAYTVGPHFPSNRADEEGIALSGRMSATGVAFRFSSRWLRNNTWRSPALPTVVRSDLTAGFEWAPADWPLGFSSAVSAQRAREEAPVPATDGRVRALEVALSGGGPALTLRLGGWWRVDEDLVAGTAYVTEAYSQRVSLTQAGVAATLTLEQRAVRDRDGTLLSSSAQGGLTVHTTTHRLRFDWKHDVDGGAAGLELLFAVSPAFSAIARAHAAWDAAGGIVLAEFSAGFDYRFTWAVPFLPVRGWLEGEVFIDMNGNGVRDPDEEGVAGAVLTADQKKVSTGDDGRFLFPPLAPGTYTLTAERLPSGIRQKDELPITVEVAVGGRSRVPIPCERLGEIRGVAFDDRDRSGTRDGTEPGLKGIVVILVRGDTEWARATFTDSSGRFAFPGLPAGRYMVQVETGSLPERYELTTPGEIPVGLASGEVADVTFGVWQRPRQVVITYQPPLADFTWKPAVPVAGQPVRFDASGSLDMDGEIVAYAWDFTGDGTADATGPTAEWTFAEPGLYLVVLTVTDDAGLQDRLELPVHVAPAP, encoded by the coding sequence ATGAGGTTTTCTCCGTGTCGCCTGGGGGCACCGGGCGGGCTTAGGCCGGTCCGGGCCGTTCTCGTTGCCCTCGTCCTCTTCGGCGCAGGCGCCGCCGCGCAGGGGGTGACGGTGTCCGCCGTGTCGCCGCCCAAGATGGCCCGGCCCGGGGACTTCGTGACCCACGTGTTCTCGCTTGAGAACCGAACCGCGGGTTCCATCGCCGTGGCGCTCGCGGTCGAGCTGCCCGTGGGCTGGAGCTCGCTTGGGGTGCCGGCGCTGATTACGGTTGGCGTTGGCGAAGAGGAGGTGGTGTTCCTCACCGTGGCCGTCCTCCGAGCCGCCCAGGCCGGAACGTACCCGGTGCGGCTGCGGGCGCGGTGGGACGGCGGTGAGGCGGTGGGCGAGGCCCAGGTCCAAGTGGAGCAGGTGGCGGCGATCGAGGCCGTTCCTGCCCCGAGCGGCGAAGCCCATCCCGGTCGATCCGTGACCTACGAACTCGAGGTGGTCAACCGCGGGAACGTCCTGGACCGGTTCGTGATCGAGGCCACATCCTCCCACGGCTGGGCCGTCCAAGTGGAGCCGCGGGAGCTTTCGCTGGTCCCTGGGGAGCGTGGGGCAAGCCGGATCACGATGTCCGTCCCGGCGAACGCGGAGCCCGGCCGGGACGTGCTCTCGGTCCTCGTGCGGTCCACCGCCGCCCCCGGGGTGGAGGCGCGCACGGCCTGGTTCACCACGGTTCTCCCTCCTGTTCCGGAGCAGGTGGTGGGCACGCACCTTGCCGAGATCGAGATGTGGGCCGGTGGGCGGCTCGGGTGGGACCCGTTCTCCGATCAGCGGAGTTCGGTCTTGACCCTGTTCGGGATAGGGACGGTCCTGGACGGCTCGCTCGTGCTCTCCGCCCAGTGGACCGGGCCGTGGGCGGATCGCCCGTACACGCTGACCGGGTTTTCCTTCGTATACGACCGCGGACCGGTCCGGGCCGAAGCGGGACGGGCAAGCGCGCCCCTGACCCCGCTCCTGCTTCCGGTGGCAGTGCAGGGGATGGCGGTGTGGGCGGAGTGGGCGCCGTTCTCGGTTGTGTTTGCCTCCGGGTGGGCGGGCGATGAGGGGATGGCTGGCGGCAGCGCCGCCTGGGCCACCGACGGGTGGACGGCGGAGCTCGCCTACCGGGAGGAGCGCGGCGGGACGGCGCATGTCCGGGGGGGCACCTTGGGGGGCGATTGGCGCCTGGCAGAGGGGCTGACGATCCGCGGGGAGGCGGGACTCGCTCAGGCCGGGCCGTACGCGGATGGAGCGCTGCTGGTCAGCGTTACTGCGAAATCGGGCCGGATGCTGTTCTTCCAGGGGGACGCGTACACGGTCGGTCCCCACTTCCCGAGCAACCGGGCTGATGAGGAGGGGATCGCCCTCTCCGGCCGGATGAGCGCCACTGGGGTTGCGTTCCGGTTCTCGTCGCGCTGGCTCAGGAACAACACGTGGCGAAGCCCCGCGCTTCCCACGGTGGTCCGGTCCGACCTCACCGCCGGCTTCGAATGGGCTCCAGCGGACTGGCCGCTTGGGTTTTCGTCGGCCGTGTCCGCCCAGCGGGCGCGGGAGGAAGCGCCAGTCCCCGCTACCGATGGCCGCGTGCGGGCGCTGGAGGTGGCGTTGTCCGGGGGCGGGCCAGCCCTCACGCTACGGCTGGGCGGGTGGTGGCGGGTGGACGAGGACCTTGTTGCTGGCACCGCCTACGTCACCGAGGCGTACAGCCAGCGCGTGTCCCTCACCCAAGCCGGGGTCGCTGCCACCCTGACCCTGGAGCAGCGGGCCGTGCGCGACCGCGACGGGACGCTCCTTTCCTCCTCTGCCCAGGGCGGCTTGACCGTACATACCACCACCCACCGCCTGAGGTTCGATTGGAAGCACGACGTGGACGGAGGCGCGGCCGGGCTCGAGCTCCTGTTCGCCGTGTCCCCGGCGTTCTCCGCGATCGCCAGGGCGCACGCGGCGTGGGATGCGGCGGGGGGTATCGTGCTCGCCGAGTTCTCCGCCGGCTTCGACTACCGGTTCACCTGGGCTGTCCCGTTCCTCCCGGTCCGGGGATGGCTGGAGGGCGAGGTGTTCATCGACATGAACGGGAACGGCGTCCGCGATCCCGACGAGGAAGGGGTGGCCGGGGCGGTGCTGACCGCCGACCAGAAGAAGGTCTCCACCGGGGATGACGGGCGGTTCCTGTTCCCGCCGCTTGCGCCAGGCACCTACACGCTGACCGCGGAGCGCTTGCCATCCGGCATCCGGCAGAAAGATGAACTCCCGATCACGGTGGAAGTGGCGGTGGGCGGGCGGAGCCGCGTGCCCATTCCCTGCGAGCGGCTCGGGGAGATCCGCGGTGTGGCGTTCGATGACCGTGATCGCAGCGGGACCCGCGACGGCACTGAGCCTGGGCTAAAGGGCATCGTCGTCATCCTTGTCCGGGGAGACACGGAGTGGGCCCGGGCCACCTTCACCGATTCCTCAGGCCGGTTCGCGTTCCCCGGCCTTCCTGCCGGGCGGTACATGGTGCAGGTGGAGACGGGATCGCTGCCCGAACGGTACGAGCTCACGACCCCTGGGGAAATCCCGGTGGGCCTCGCCTCCGGTGAGGTGGCGGACGTCACGTTCGGGGTCTGGCAGCGGCCGCGGCAGGTGGTGATCACGTACCAGCCACCGCTGGCCGACTTCACCTGGAAGCCGGCGGTGCCGGTGGCCGGGCAGCCTGTGCGGTTTGACGCGTCCGGCTCACTGGACATGGACGGCGAGATCGTGGCCTACGCATGGGACTTCACCGGGGACGGCACCGCCGACGCCACCGGCCCGACCGCAGAGTGGACGTTCGCCGAGCCCGGGTTGTACCTGGTGGTCCTCACCGTGACCGATGACGCCGGGTTGCAGGACCGTCTGGAGCTCCCAGTGCACGTCGCCCCTGCGCCCTGA
- a CDS encoding saccharopine dehydrogenase NADP-binding domain-containing protein has translation MGYRYAVAGAGRQGVAAAYDLARHGDAERVTLVDRDLRAAQAGAARVNALAGQEVAQALVGDVAQPTALAPVLAEVDGLLSAVPYRFNLALTEAAIAARVHMVDLGGHTGIVRQELLLGPHAERAGITVVPDCGMGPGMNITLALAAMSLLDTAEEVRIYDGGLPEDPKPPWGYALLFSAGGLINEYDGDAYFLRDGAVTPVPALSELEELDLPPLGRLEAFVTSGGLSTMPWTFAGRLRTLENKTLRYPGHCLLFRALRDLGLFSQEPLPVGQSAIIPREVLLALLDQVLFDPDVRDVCVIHVRADGRKGGRPAQARVQVVDHYDPATGFRAMERLTGWHAAIVLAQAVRGELPAGAIPIEKALSGDRFLAEAPKRGWTVECSVRPTD, from the coding sequence GTGGGATATCGGTACGCGGTGGCCGGTGCGGGAAGGCAAGGGGTGGCTGCGGCCTACGACCTGGCCCGACACGGGGACGCAGAACGGGTGACGCTGGTCGACCGGGACCTCCGGGCCGCCCAAGCCGGGGCGGCGCGCGTCAACGCGCTTGCGGGGCAGGAAGTGGCGCAGGCGCTGGTCGGGGACGTGGCCCAGCCCACCGCGTTGGCACCGGTGCTGGCGGAGGTGGATGGTCTCCTGTCCGCTGTGCCGTACCGGTTCAACCTGGCGCTGACCGAGGCCGCCATCGCTGCCCGGGTGCACATGGTGGACTTGGGCGGGCATACCGGGATCGTGCGCCAAGAGCTCCTCCTCGGCCCCCACGCGGAGCGGGCCGGGATCACCGTGGTTCCCGACTGCGGCATGGGCCCGGGGATGAACATCACCCTGGCCCTGGCCGCGATGTCCCTCTTGGACACGGCTGAGGAGGTGCGGATCTACGACGGCGGGCTCCCTGAGGACCCAAAGCCCCCGTGGGGGTATGCCCTCCTGTTCAGCGCTGGCGGCCTGATCAACGAGTACGACGGCGACGCCTACTTTCTGCGGGACGGCGCCGTCACCCCGGTGCCGGCCCTGTCTGAACTGGAGGAGCTGGATCTACCCCCTTTGGGGCGCCTGGAGGCGTTCGTCACCTCCGGGGGCCTGTCCACCATGCCGTGGACGTTCGCCGGCCGACTGCGGACCCTGGAGAACAAGACCCTCCGCTACCCCGGCCATTGCCTCCTGTTCCGCGCCCTGCGCGACCTTGGGCTGTTCTCCCAGGAACCCCTCCCGGTGGGCCAGAGCGCGATCATCCCGCGGGAGGTGCTGTTGGCCCTCTTGGACCAGGTCCTGTTCGACCCTGACGTGCGGGACGTGTGCGTGATCCACGTGCGGGCCGACGGGCGCAAGGGCGGCCGCCCGGCCCAGGCGCGCGTGCAGGTTGTGGACCATTACGATCCGGCCACCGGGTTCCGGGCCATGGAGCGGCTCACCGGCTGGCACGCGGCGATCGTCCTCGCCCAGGCGGTGCGCGGCGAGCTGCCCGCGGGGGCGATCCCCATCGAGAAGGCGCTCTCCGGAGACCGGTTCCTGGCCGAGGCCCCGAAGCGGGGCTGGACCGTGGAGTGCTCCGTCCGACCGACGGACTGA
- a CDS encoding dockerin type I domain-containing protein — MRACLFVGLALVWLGPALALEVNLLEVDLAVAPGQVHTFTFIARNETDTPEQFTIYLGDWDRDVDGTNRFYPPGTLPRSLASWLSVAPTSFMLGPGETREVVGTLSVPGSGVMGGTYWGIIFVQGEPRPVQHQGTTVLVTKRIGIKVYASVPPGERAGEVRALEVRGLNPLWLCLRFANIGTLNLREVTVEAEVYDAKGNRVVGANLSPFPCLPGAERWVAVSTDFRPAPGVYHVLVKVDIGGDPLLAGQVPLRVRPLALVPLAGTGPVPQDLDGDGFYEDANGDGVFDGQDVALFQESWRSAGVQANGRAFDFNNDGVVDEADAAALAELLKARTP, encoded by the coding sequence ATGCGGGCGTGTCTTTTCGTGGGACTGGCCCTAGTATGGCTCGGGCCGGCCTTGGCCTTGGAGGTGAACCTCCTCGAGGTGGACCTGGCGGTGGCTCCGGGGCAGGTCCATACGTTCACGTTCATCGCCCGCAACGAGACGGACACTCCAGAGCAGTTCACCATTTACCTCGGGGACTGGGATCGGGATGTCGATGGAACGAACCGGTTCTACCCCCCGGGGACGCTGCCGCGTTCGCTGGCGTCGTGGCTTTCCGTGGCCCCGACGTCGTTCATGCTCGGCCCAGGCGAGACCCGGGAGGTCGTGGGGACGCTCAGCGTGCCCGGATCAGGGGTGATGGGGGGCACCTATTGGGGGATCATCTTCGTGCAGGGGGAGCCCCGCCCGGTGCAACACCAGGGGACCACGGTGCTGGTCACCAAGCGCATCGGGATCAAGGTCTACGCCTCCGTGCCCCCTGGCGAGCGCGCAGGCGAGGTGCGCGCCCTCGAGGTGCGGGGACTGAACCCGCTTTGGCTCTGTCTTAGGTTCGCCAACATCGGTACCCTCAACCTGCGCGAGGTCACGGTCGAGGCCGAGGTCTACGACGCCAAGGGGAATCGGGTGGTGGGGGCGAACCTGAGCCCGTTCCCGTGCCTGCCCGGCGCCGAGCGGTGGGTAGCGGTGAGCACCGACTTCCGCCCTGCCCCTGGGGTGTACCACGTGTTGGTCAAAGTGGACATCGGAGGCGATCCCCTGTTGGCCGGCCAAGTCCCCCTGCGGGTGCGCCCCCTGGCGTTGGTCCCCCTCGCGGGCACCGGGCCCGTGCCTCAGGACCTCGACGGGGACGGCTTCTACGAGGACGCAAACGGGGACGGGGTGTTCGACGGCCAAGACGTGGCGTTGTTCCAGGAGAGCTGGCGAAGCGCGGGCGTTCAGGCCAACGGGCGGGCGTTTGACTTCAACAACGACGGTGTGGTGGACGAGGCGGACGCGGCGGCGCTCGCGGAACTTCTGAAGGCCCGAACGCCGTAG
- a CDS encoding MGMT family protein — translation MSTLYERIYRVVRQIPLGKVATYGQVARLVGPPCDARIVGWALAALEVHPVDPPVPWQRVINAKGKVSIGNEQQELLEQEGVAFDVHGRTNLTRFGWDGPEGPTSPPRPMG, via the coding sequence ATGAGCACCCTGTACGAGCGCATCTACCGAGTGGTGCGGCAGATCCCGCTGGGAAAGGTGGCCACTTACGGCCAGGTGGCTCGCCTCGTGGGCCCGCCGTGCGACGCCCGGATCGTGGGCTGGGCCCTGGCCGCGCTGGAGGTCCACCCGGTGGACCCCCCGGTCCCCTGGCAGCGGGTCATCAATGCCAAGGGCAAGGTGAGCATCGGGAACGAGCAGCAGGAGCTCCTGGAGCAGGAGGGCGTGGCCTTCGATGTCCACGGGCGGACCAACCTCACCCGGTTCGGCTGGGATGGCCCGGAAGGGCCGACATCGCCGCCAAGGCCTATGGGTTGA